One genomic window of Candidatus Margulisiibacteriota bacterium includes the following:
- a CDS encoding ATP-binding protein codes for MESYALVIDYFVKENVVIKRFVITKLFGFRDVDIKFKDNVKILIGENGLGKTTILNAMYFVLTQKYHKLVQINFESVMLVFDDNKTIKFKKYELENYIEMLERSNNKRIPKSFFEGININDIKKFITEEKDTSIEKIIQYLLVNKVRQFAPLRIMARELMYFASEPLFENFKQCAAIIDSKKFSVLYFPTYRRVEEDLKNLGKFRRRVGHQSFDDDYITDEIEEDIEISEDILIHFGMEDVELRIGNIEKLINKSTISGFSKLTGEMLSQLLRGFPAIDDKAIDALDENTVKIIIHRVGNNLSDQDRNTILNLLEKKDSLKKKQHLVYFILKLIDIYDQHKHLDDSVKKFVSVCNEYLNDKQFIYDESSVDVNIYRKKQDGCQVSLSMLSSGEKQIISLFSKLYLEDKSNLVVLFDEPELSLSLEWQKMLLPHVVDSNKCIFLLSVTHSPFIFNNDLDKYASGMSLYVKEKA; via the coding sequence ATTGAATCATACGCTTTAGTAATCGACTATTTTGTTAAGGAGAATGTAGTGATAAAACGCTTTGTAATAACAAAACTTTTTGGTTTTCGCGATGTTGATATTAAGTTCAAAGATAATGTGAAAATTTTAATAGGTGAAAACGGTTTAGGTAAAACAACTATTTTAAATGCTATGTATTTTGTTTTGACCCAAAAATATCATAAATTGGTTCAAATTAATTTTGAAAGTGTAATGTTGGTTTTTGATGATAATAAGACTATAAAGTTTAAGAAATATGAATTGGAAAACTATATAGAAATGTTAGAAAGAAGTAATAATAAAAGGATACCTAAAAGTTTTTTTGAAGGTATAAATATTAATGATATAAAAAAATTTATAACTGAAGAGAAAGATACTTCTATTGAGAAAATAATCCAGTATCTTCTTGTTAATAAAGTAAGACAGTTTGCCCCTTTACGCATTATGGCTCGTGAATTGATGTATTTTGCATCTGAGCCTCTGTTTGAAAATTTCAAACAATGTGCAGCGATTATCGATTCGAAAAAATTTTCAGTTTTGTATTTTCCCACTTATCGCAGGGTTGAAGAGGATTTAAAAAATTTAGGCAAATTTAGAAGGCGGGTTGGCCATCAGTCTTTTGATGATGATTATATAACTGATGAAATAGAAGAAGATATAGAAATTAGTGAAGATATATTAATTCATTTTGGTATGGAAGACGTGGAGTTACGTATAGGTAATATTGAGAAGCTAATAAATAAATCAACTATATCTGGATTTTCAAAATTAACCGGAGAAATGCTATCTCAATTATTAAGAGGGTTTCCTGCAATTGACGACAAGGCTATAGATGCTTTAGATGAAAATACGGTAAAAATTATTATTCATCGAGTTGGAAATAATCTATCAGATCAAGATAGAAATACTATATTGAATCTATTAGAAAAAAAAGATAGTTTAAAGAAAAAACAACATTTGGTGTATTTTATTCTGAAACTGATTGATATTTATGATCAACACAAGCATTTAGATGATTCTGTAAAAAAGTTCGTGTCAGTTTGTAATGAATATTTAAATGATAAGCAATTTATATATGACGAGAGCTCTGTTGATGTTAATATTTATAGAAAAAAGCAAGATGGTTGCCAAGTTTCTTTAAGTATGCTTTCTTCTGGCGAGAAGCAGATAATATCTCTGTTTTCGAAGTTATATTTAGAAGATAAAAGCAATTTGGTAGTATTGTTTGATGAACCAGAGTTGTCTTTGTCGTTAGAGTGGCAAAAAATGTTACTTCCCCATGTTGTAGATTCTAATAAATGTATATTTTTATTATCAGTTACTCATTCGCCTTTTATATTT
- a CDS encoding integrase, whose translation MNTIQQKLKEYLKLKGYAKKTQKAYFSALRCFEDYYHKSPKQLGNIEVRNFLLHLIRINRASSTLRIYYSALSVVYKNILNQPEVMLNIPMFKKDKKRLPVILSREEINKILSVTTNKKHRAMIAVAYSSGLRVSEVVNLTVKDIDSDRLMLNIRKTKGGYDRSTILSKKTLHILREYYAIYRPNNFLFQGKKNNLFADVQLTTRTIQRVFHQAKIAAGITKDVSFHSLRHSFATHLIEDGVNILFVQRLLGHALLKTTLIYLHTTSQSLSGINSPFDNF comes from the coding sequence ATGAACACTATCCAGCAAAAACTAAAAGAATATCTGAAACTGAAAGGGTATGCAAAAAAAACCCAAAAAGCATATTTTAGTGCTTTGCGTTGTTTTGAGGATTATTATCATAAAAGCCCAAAACAGCTTGGAAATATAGAAGTCAGGAACTTCCTTCTCCATCTCATCAGGATCAACAGAGCTTCTTCTACTCTCAGAATATATTACTCGGCTCTCAGCGTCGTTTACAAAAACATCCTCAACCAGCCTGAGGTCATGCTCAATATCCCTATGTTCAAAAAAGACAAAAAAAGATTACCTGTCATTCTAAGCCGGGAAGAAATCAACAAAATACTCTCCGTAACTACTAACAAAAAGCACAGAGCCATGATTGCTGTTGCTTATTCTTCCGGACTCAGAGTCTCTGAAGTAGTTAATCTCACGGTAAAAGATATCGACAGTGATAGACTAATGCTCAATATTAGAAAAACTAAAGGCGGTTATGACAGAAGCACTATCCTCTCGAAAAAAACTTTACATATTCTCAGAGAATACTATGCTATTTACAGACCAAACAACTTCTTGTTCCAAGGCAAGAAAAACAACCTTTTTGCTGATGTACAACTTACGACCAGAACAATCCAGCGTGTTTTTCATCAAGCTAAAATAGCTGCTGGCATTACCAAAGATGTCTCCTTCCATTCCCTCCGTCACAGCTTTGCGACTCATCTCATCGAAGACGGCGTTAACATCCTTTTTGTTCAACGCCTGCTTGGCCACGCGCTCCTTAAAACC